ATGTCATGGAAGCGTTAAAATGCTGCGAAGAGGAGGAATACGACCGTGCTGAAAAAGTATTAGAAAAAGCAAATAAAGATATCGTTGCATCTCATAAGCTGCAAACAGAAACCGTACAAAAAGAAGCACAGGGAGAGGAAGCCATTTTCTCACTGCTGTTTGCCCATGCCCAAGATACGTTAATGACTGTAAAGAGCGAATATGAAATTGC
The nucleotide sequence above comes from Brevibacillus laterosporus LMG 15441. Encoded proteins:
- a CDS encoding PTS lactose/cellobiose transporter subunit IIA → MIDREQELEALYLISMQMILHAGDARNDVMEALKCCEEEEYDRAEKVLEKANKDIVASHKLQTETVQKEAQGEEAIFSLLFAHAQDTLMTVKSEYEIAKRLVRVFRRIDEKIDGKKA